In Phaseolus vulgaris cultivar G19833 chromosome 3, P. vulgaris v2.0, whole genome shotgun sequence, the sequence TGGCATGGCATAAAATACTCACGTATAACCACCAGCGAGCCTGTGTAAAAAGACTAACATTGTCACTTTCGCCATGTTGATCCCAAGGCATGTCCTAGGCCCTGATCCAAAAGGTATGAAACTGTACGGCCTTTTCTGTTCCTGCAGATATGATTACGAAAAGTATTTTCTTGACACAAGGGCGTGGCAAAAAACAATCGAGATAAAGAAAGCCAAAATAAATAGAGAGAGAGCTAATTACATCAAATCTTTGTGGGTTGAATTTCAACGGTTCCTTGTACAAATCAGAGTCGTGATGTATGTAAGTTGCATCGATGTTAACATGCCAACCTTTCTTTATTTCATGCCCTGTATGGTTTGTAACATAGTCACAGAAGGTCAGAAAAACTAATGACGCTTTCCTATAATTAAGCTAACCTTAATGAACATAATTGTATTGTTATCTTCAAACTAACTCACCTTCGATCGTGCAGTCTTGAAGTGCGACACGAGGAAACCATAGCAGGACGTTAGACATTCTCAATGTTTCCTTGACTACCTGGATAGAACACAAATTGATTCTTGACTTGGAAATTTTGTCGTAGGTGCTTCCAGTTTATGTATACAAGCAATCATTTCATAGCCTGTGCAtcatttctaaaatataaactcTAACCTTCGAACCATAACGTATGTTGTTTAGATCTTCATGGTTAATTGAAGCTCCGTCTGGTTTCATTTTGGTTATAGATAACTGTTCTTCCTGTAAGTCAAGATGAAACTCTAGTCATTTTTTCTTGTGCAAGTGAGCGCATAGTTTTCTACAATGAACTTCCCTCTCGTATCGTATCTAATTCCACCTCCTACCCTTGAGAAAGAAAAACGGGCTTATCCCTTCCAAATAGCATCAAAATGACACTTACAACAATACTGATTATTACAGAAAATTCTACAGTTGATTCTGTTAAGTATAATACTAATACTCATGGTTTGTAATTAATCTTAGTTGGGTTTGGGTCCATGGTTTGACTAGAATCAATGTCTTGTGCAGCATCTCACCCTGAGTATGTCTTGTGCTTCTCTGTTGTCATGTAGAAACTTTACACTCCACATCATTGCTGCTGCTGTGGTTGTTTGTCCAGCAATTATCAATGTCAGCAGGTTATCCATAATCTCCGAGTCATCAAGCTTTTCACTGGCTGGGAGTGAGTCTCTCTGCAACATGGACTGAAGGAAGTCCTCTGGAGTTTCTTCTCCCCTCCTACGTCTGCCAATGATCCCTCTGAAGGTCTCCATGAGCCTTTTACGAGCCTGCTTAGGCATTTCTTTTAGTTCAACCATAATAAAACTTTacgaatatttttttttcaatttctctcCTAAATTGTCCTTAAACAGATCCAACTTtcgtatataatttaattagtttAGAGATTATCTAAGAGAGAGGAAGATTACTTTAAAGAttacatttataatttattcaatCTTTGGATTTCACTGGTTCTCAGATGAATAAATAAGAAATTGGTTTTAATTGTTGAAGACAAAAACAATATTTGATATTCCAACAATTTCATCATTTATCACTACTTGCAGTAATATCAACAGTTGATTTTTTCATCAAcctctaaaattaattattttacccTTTAAACTTCAgacgaaaaaaataaaagaaaaaaaaactagaagtttgattattattttgttacttAAATTAACAAGTAGACTGTAGAAATTTAGGTACGGCTATGTAATATTTACAGTTAAGAAGTTGCGAAATATATATACACTTTTTAAAAGATATGACTAACCGAGATGCCTTTATAGTATCTGGTACCAGGAATCATGATGGGAATGGATAACATGGCGTCAGAGACGGCGTTGCAGTCTTCTTCGATCTGTCGTAGCAATGAATCCTCCGTGACGCTCATCAGCATATCACACATTGCATCAAATGTCATCTTTACATGCAAACATTTCATGGGAGTTACGACTTCAGACTTGACAGCATATCACGAACCATCAAATTATGTTGGTAAATTAATCAGGTTACTATTTGCTACTGCTGACCACTTTTTTCAGAGAAGATAACTATACTTTTGattaaaaagtgaaaaacaaaATGGACCATTCTACCACTTAAATAGTTAATATGTTCTTTATTGTCTTCATACTAAGCAGTAAGCATAAAATATGTCCATATACATTTTATTCTGCTTGATTTTTTATGCACTATGTGATCACATTTTTTCAATTCATGCTACCAAATCGTTACCTTgagatttttttctttcttacaaTGTAATAGTTTCTTCTAATAAATAGTATACCTTgacatttaataataaattgtcATTATAGtaaatttattaacttttacTGTAATTATCTTAAAAGTTACATCTATCATTATTTCTGATAGGTATAGAAATTAAACTCGTGAAATTGAATATACCTTCATACAAAAGTCCAACACCTTGAAACTTTTGCCGTTTTCTTCTAGCTTTTGCAGCCTTCCACACAACAGTTTGTCAAATTTGGTGACAAATGCGAATAGGGAAGTCATGGAAAAGGGTTCTGATAGAAGACGCCTTATTCTTTTGTGACTCTCAACAGGTACACATAACAAGCTTTTCTCTCCCACCGCATCTGCCATTGATTTAACATAACCCTTGTTGAATAGAACAAAGTCATTAGCAAATATGGTCCTTGCTCCTTCAGGATTAGGAACAAATATGTGGATCTTCCCAAATAGCCTTGTCTTGAACCATTTCCCAttcctatttcaacaaataCCAAGTTATACATGTTTTATCGACTCATGCTTCCATTTATTTTGGTCAAGTACACTTTAATATACCTTACAATATACCTTATTAAGTTCTAAAGATCTAATTAATATTACGAAATTTTGTTGTATTCAAAACTTATATCCAATTTTTACGTGTTTTTGTATTGTTTTCCAATAGTAAGTAAACTTAAGTCTTGGTATACTTTACAAGCTTTTAATACAaaaacaacagaaaaaaaatctaCAGAACTGTATATAAGTTTTGTCTAGTTTTAAACCAGACTAATAACTCACTTGTCAATGATTATTTTCAAAACAACCTCAGA encodes:
- the LOC137808413 gene encoding 3beta,22alpha-dihydroxysteroid 3-dehydrogenase-like translates to MLNLLMREEVLLVVQNCYHIILVALFTIGVTYFASKAWKRATTNNREEIPGRLGLPFVGETFSFLSATNSTRGCYDFVRLRRLWNGKWFKTRLFGKIHIFVPNPEGARTIFANDFVLFNKGYVKSMADAVGEKSLLCVPVESHKRIRRLLSEPFSMTSLFAFVTKFDKLLCGRLQKLEENGKSFKVLDFCMKMTFDAMCDMLMSVTEDSLLRQIEEDCNAVSDAMLSIPIMIPGTRYYKGISARKRLMETFRGIIGRRRRGEETPEDFLQSMLQRDSLPASEKLDDSEIMDNLLTLIIAGQTTTAAAMMWSVKFLHDNREAQDILREEQLSITKMKPDGASINHEDLNNIRYGSKVVKETLRMSNVLLWFPRVALQDCTIEGHEIKKGWHVNIDATYIHHDSDLYKEPLKFNPQRFDEQKRPYSFIPFGSGPRTCLGINMAKVTMLVFLHRLAGGYTWTLDDLDTCLEKKAHIPRLRSGCPITLKSLSKTVLEA